The Gracilibacillus caseinilyticus genome segment AAGTATGTTGGAAATCTTCTATAATAGTATTCGATTTTTTCTTAGGTAATTCACTGATTAACACTTCTAAACGCTCCCAGTCTTGGCGGTGTTGCTTAATAAATTGGTTTAGTTGCATATCATCACCTTTTTTTCTATTATTTTACTTTATTATAGTAGATAAAGAGACAAATGAACAGCATTCTTTCATATTAGGAGGTCCATATGGAACAGGAACAACTGAATGTAAAGACACCGGAATACGTCACCTTACAATTCCATTTAGCAGGATTAGGATCACGAGGCGCGTCACAGATCATTGATTATTTACTGATTTTCTTAGTACAGTTCGCGATTATTCTGATCTTAACTTTCTCCCTGGAAAACAATCCTTCTGGCATATTATTAATCAATGAATACGATAATGTCATCCTCGCAGTAGGATTAGTTATCATATTCGCTTTAAATTTTGGGTATTTTATTTTCTTAGAATATTTCTGGGGTGGACGGACCATTGGAAAGAAACTTGTAGGTATTCGGGTGATTCAAGAGAACGGACACAATGTAACATTCTTATCGAGTCTTATTCGCAACTTATTACGGATAATCGATATGTTGCCAGGCTTTTATGCAGCCGGTATCCTGTTCGTTTTTTTCCATTCGAAGCATAAGAGATTAGGCGATCTGGCAGCAGGTACACTTGTTGTACATGAACGTCGGGATAAAACGGCTAAAAGAAATGCACTGGATAAGTACATTGATCATTTAGCGTTAGACTTGGATGAGTTACCGTTAACCGCACAACAATTAAAACAATTTAATCAAAAAGAATGGCGGCTAATACAAACATACGCGCATCGAATTGCAGAAATAAGACCTGAACAAAAGCAAGTAGTTACAAAACAAGTAAGTGACATTGTATTGTCAAGACTTGAAGAAAGTAATTATCAAAATAAAGACAAGGAAAGAGTGCTGTTATTACTCTATTTATATTTAAAGGAAGAATGGGAATTGTAATAGATCGTGAATTACTCCTCTACTATTTAGTATGGGGAGTTTTCCTTGTGCTTTGTTCTTCTCGCATGAAAATAATCACCACCTTTATATTTTTTATTATTTGTACCCCAATGAATGGCTTTCTCTTCTTTTTTCAGTTTCGGTATGTGTTTCGAACAATGTACATATGCTTCCTCGACTTTAATATAGACCCACCGTTCAGCTTTATCACCCTCGCGCTGATTCATATAAGTTAATTGTTCATTGGAAAGAAGAAAGCTCGGTAAATGGTCGTTTTCAACAATTTCTGCTCGACCATTTATATGCAGGCCGATTTGATCTTCAAAAAAATCAACAAACATCAAGCCAATATGAGGATTTTCGCTAATATTACCAAGACTCGCCATCACACCATTGCCACGGTATTCAGGATACATTAATGTTTG includes the following:
- a CDS encoding pyridoxamine 5'-phosphate oxidase family protein, producing MSEGEKFLQTKYGTEKRANAFYKNQMLHFLNQDMIAYIARQTMVFISTSDSEGNCDASFRVGQEGFVYTIDAQTLMYPEYRGNGVMASLGNISENPHIGLMFVDFFEDQIGLHINGRAEIVENDHLPSFLLSNEQLTYMNQREGDKAERWVYIKVEEAYVHCSKHIPKLKKEEKAIHWGTNNKKYKGGDYFHARRTKHKENSPY
- a CDS encoding RDD family protein yields the protein MEQEQLNVKTPEYVTLQFHLAGLGSRGASQIIDYLLIFLVQFAIILILTFSLENNPSGILLINEYDNVILAVGLVIIFALNFGYFIFLEYFWGGRTIGKKLVGIRVIQENGHNVTFLSSLIRNLLRIIDMLPGFYAAGILFVFFHSKHKRLGDLAAGTLVVHERRDKTAKRNALDKYIDHLALDLDELPLTAQQLKQFNQKEWRLIQTYAHRIAEIRPEQKQVVTKQVSDIVLSRLEESNYQNKDKERVLLLLYLYLKEEWEL